One Brassica oleracea var. oleracea cultivar TO1000 chromosome C7, BOL, whole genome shotgun sequence genomic window carries:
- the LOC106301715 gene encoding VAN3-binding protein: MEGRSYSDWNESSSSLFGSENLEEELGVVTVRAEEVFSRIPQPQTPSESMKFLSRSWSLSASEISKALAHKQRQHQSLSTVSHYSPNVFFQDSAANPLMAGKIMNSSGKGKSGKLSKWFHQKQHTNPNTMRNPKRKDKARVERARVHSGVSIAALAAGLASVTSEGSCSQGSGSMMTLALASATELLASHCIEMAERAGADRECVAAAVRSSIDIHKPSDLTTLTAAAATALRGEAALKVRQPKEARKNATITPCERSFSDSNWTANCQFRLDEPNLPLEGDLVQCAQNGGHRLKRVCVYINNKSQVMIKLKSKHIGGTFSKKIKCVVYGVCDEISAWPYSKDNENSEDVYFGLKTGQGLLEFKCKSKIQKQRWVAGIQSTLRQVTCLEADKCCLESLSLSDRMR, translated from the exons ATGGAAGGAAGGTCCTATTCAGATTGGAATGAGAGTTCTTCATCGCTATTTGGATCAGAGAATCTGGAGGAAGAGTTAGGAGTGGTAACTGTGAGAGCTGAAGAGGTTTTCTCTCGGATTCCTCAACCTCAGACACCAAGCGAGTCAATGAAGTTTCTGTCCAGATCATGGAGTCTATCTGCTTCTGAAATCTCCAAAGCTCTAGCTCACAAACAGAGACAACATCAGAGTCTGTCTACTGTTTCCCATTACAGTCCTAATGTCTTCTTCCAAGATTCTGCGGCAAACCCACTCATG GCAGGGAAGATCATGAACTCAAGTGGCAAAGGCAAATCAGGGAAGTTATCAAAGTGGTTTCACCAAAAGCAACACACCAACCCAAACACCATGAGGAATCCGAAGAGGAAAGACAAAGCGCGTGTGGAGAGAGCCCGTGTCCACTCAGGTGTGTCCATCGCAGCTCTGGCAGCTGGGTTAGCGTCTGTGACATCCGAGGGAAGCTGCAGTCAAGGGTCAGGCTCCATGATGACGCTGGCTCTAGCCTCAGCTACGGAGCTACTAGCTTCGCATTGCATTGAGATGGCTGAGCGAGCAGGTGCTGATCGTGAATGTGTTGCTGCTGCGGTTAGGTCTTCAATTGATATCCACAAACCTAGTGATCTCACCACTCTCACAGCCGCAGCTGCAACTG CTTTGAGAGGAGAAGCGGCTTTGAAGGTGAGGCAGCCGAAGGAAGCAAGGAAGAACGCGACGATCACACCTTGTGAGAGGAGCTTCTCTGACTCTAACTGGACTGCAAATTGTCAGTTTAGATTGGATGAACCAAATCTTCCTTTAGAGGGTGATTTGGTACAATGTGCACAAAACG GAGGACATCGACTTAAGCGAGTTTGTGTCTATATCAACAACAAGTCTCAG GTAATGATCAAACTCAAAAGCAAACACATTGGAGGGACATTCTCCAAGAAGATCAAAT GCGTTGTTTATGGAGTCTGCGACGAGATATCTGCATGGCCTTACAGTAAAGATAATGAAAACTCAGAAGATGTCTACTTTGGTCTTAAAACTGGACAGGGTCTTTTGGAGTTCAAGTGCAAGAGTAAGATTCAGAAGCAGAGATGGGTTGCTGGGATTCAGTCTACTCTCCGCCAAGTAACTTGTCTCGAGGCTGACAAATGCTGTCTCGAATCTTTGAGCCTCAGTGATCGTATGCGATAG
- the LOC106304391 gene encoding aquaporin TIP2-3: MVKIAVGSLGDSFSVASLKAYLSEFIATLIFVFAGVGSAIAFGKITSDAALDPAGLVAIAVAHAFALFVGVSVAANISGGHLNPAVTLGLAVGGNITLITGFLYWVAQCLGSTVACLLLVFVTNGESVPTHGVGAGLGAVEAIVMEIIVTFALVYTVYATAADPKKGSLGTIAPIAIGFIVGANILAAGPFSGGSMNPARSFGPAIVSGDLSQIWIYWVGPLVGGALAGLIYGDVFIGSPYEAVETREIRV, from the exons ATGGTGAAGATCGCAGTTGGAAGTTTGGGTGACTCATTCAGTGTTGCATCTCTAAAGGCTTACTTGTCTGAGTTCATCGCAACTCTTATCTTTGTATTCGCTGGTGTTGGCTCTGCTATTGCTTTTGGCAAGATAACCTCTGATGCAGCCTTGGATCCAGCTGGTCTTGTGGCCATTGCGGTGGCTCACGCCTTCGCTTTGTTCGTCGGAGTTTCGGTAGCAGCTAACATCTCCGGTGGCCACTTAAACCCAGCTGTGACTCTTGGTCTTGCTGTTGGAGGAAACATCACACTGATCACAGGTTTCTTGTACTGGGTTGCTCAGTGTCTTGGCTCCACCGTTGCATGCCTTCTCCTTGTCTTCGTTACCAACGGCGAG AGCGTACCTACCCATGGAGTTGGAGCCGGTTTAGGAGCGGTCGAAGCTATCGTGATGGAGATCATCGTGACCTTTGCTTTGGTCTACACCGTTTACGCCACAGCTGCTGATCCAAAGAAAGGATCGCTCGGAACCATCGCACCAATCGCTATTGGTTTCATCGTTGGTGCCAACATCCTCGCTGCTGGTCCATTTAGCGGTGGCTCCATGAACCCAGCAAGGTCGTTCGGACCAGCTATTGTCAGTGGAGACTTGTCACAAATCTGGATATACTGGGTGGGTCCACTCGTTGGTGGTGCACTTGCTGGACTCATCTACGGAGACGTGTTCATCGGTTCTCCTTACGAAGCTGTTGAAACCCGCGAGATCCGAGTTTAA
- the LOC106303960 gene encoding uncharacterized protein LOC106303960 isoform X2, which produces MASACCNRFMNRSSVSSLRSAIRSALHKSPVGTGTPPSASSAGFRIPSKPAASPRFSFSRCPSELGCVQSLLPLHSTVAAARLTSCLSVTSRSSRALSQDGIDDT; this is translated from the exons ATGGCTTCCGCTTGCTGCAATAGATTCATGAACAGATCCTCCGTCTCGTCTCTCAGATCCGCCATCAGATCTGCGCTTCACAAATCTCCAGTTGGCACCGGAACTCCGCCGAGTGCTTCCTCCGCCGGGTTTCGGATTCCGTCTAAACCGGCTGCTTCTCCCCGATTCTCCTTCTCCAG GTGTCCATCTGAGCTTGGTTGTGTTCAGTCGCTGTTGCCGCTTCACAGCACGGTGGCGGCTGCTAGGCTGACGTCGTGCCTTAGCGTAACATCCAGAAGCAGCCGAGCTCTCTCTCAGG ATGGAATCGATGACACGTGA
- the LOC106303960 gene encoding uncharacterized protein LOC106303960 isoform X3 — MASACCNRFMNRSSVSSLRSAIRSALHKSPVGTGTPPSASSAGFRIPSKPAASPRFSFSRCPSELGCVQSLLPLHSTVAAARLTSCLSVTSRSSRALSQGT; from the exons ATGGCTTCCGCTTGCTGCAATAGATTCATGAACAGATCCTCCGTCTCGTCTCTCAGATCCGCCATCAGATCTGCGCTTCACAAATCTCCAGTTGGCACCGGAACTCCGCCGAGTGCTTCCTCCGCCGGGTTTCGGATTCCGTCTAAACCGGCTGCTTCTCCCCGATTCTCCTTCTCCAG GTGTCCATCTGAGCTTGGTTGTGTTCAGTCGCTGTTGCCGCTTCACAGCACGGTGGCGGCTGCTAGGCTGACGTCGTGCCTTAGCGTAACATCCAGAAGCAGCCGAGCTCTCTCTCAGG GCACATAA
- the LOC106303960 gene encoding uncharacterized protein LOC106303960 isoform X1, with product MASACCNRFMNRSSVSSLRSAIRSALHKSPVGTGTPPSASSAGFRIPSKPAASPRFSFSRCPSELGCVQSLLPLHSTVAAARLTSCLSVTSRSSRALSQEMGLSVPR from the exons ATGGCTTCCGCTTGCTGCAATAGATTCATGAACAGATCCTCCGTCTCGTCTCTCAGATCCGCCATCAGATCTGCGCTTCACAAATCTCCAGTTGGCACCGGAACTCCGCCGAGTGCTTCCTCCGCCGGGTTTCGGATTCCGTCTAAACCGGCTGCTTCTCCCCGATTCTCCTTCTCCAG GTGTCCATCTGAGCTTGGTTGTGTTCAGTCGCTGTTGCCGCTTCACAGCACGGTGGCGGCTGCTAGGCTGACGTCGTGCCTTAGCGTAACATCCAGAAGCAGCCGAGCTCTCTCTCAGG AGATGGGCCTTTCAGTCCCAAGGTGA